One Glycine soja cultivar W05 chromosome 7, ASM419377v2, whole genome shotgun sequence genomic window, ttaagtGATTAACATATATAACAGTGTTAGATATCCAAAGGCTTTTTATGCAGAAGTTAGAACTAACTGCTCAGCTTTAACGTGAAAAATCACGTCCTGGATGCCAAATCAAGCACGCTAAAAATCGTGACCCTTTCAGTTTTGGCCATTATcacttttagtttttactttgtGTTTGTCTGCGTACGTACACTTGTGAATTATTAACCTCTctgtagagaaaaaaaaaaaacaaaaaaacacgcACACATACGTACACAAAAACTTAGAATAGGAGCATTTTGCAGTTACTTGTACATGTCTTCTAGTGTTATGAGCTGTCATCAACTGTGAAAAATTGTTTTGATGAGATCATTGAACTGACCAAAGTGGTTCAAGTTTTCAGTGCAATATTGTTGGCCATTACCACTTAGTAGTTCTTACTTTGTACTATTTGTCTACACAGATTTCTCGATGAATTTTGTCCCTCTCACTTTCGTAAGTGTAGAGAAAAGATAAACGGACacacaaagaaaaaaacaaacttagtatatatatatagaagtgTTATGCACTTATGCTTATGCAGTTACTTGTACGCGTCTTTTAGTGTCGTGTAGCTGAGCTGTCACGAAAGTTTGTTTTGATGAGATCACTGTGAtgagaaatttattaatttgtggTTGAGCAGTGTGAGAGCATGGTTGCAGTGGAGAAGAAGCTGAAAGAAATGGAAATTGACTATGTGCGAGCAACGGTGGAGGAAGGTGGAATCCAAGTGGATCAACTGTTTTTCCACGACCCTGATGGGTTCATGATCGAGATATGCAACTGTGATAGCCTCCCTGTGATTCCCTTAGTTGGTGAGGTGGCAAGATCATGTTCCCTTGTGAATCTTGAGAAGATGCAGAATCAGCAGCAGATACAGAAAATGCTCCAGCAACTTTGATGAGCCTTTTCTGTTATGTTATGTGATCAGAGCATCCTCACGGATCACGAGGActtgttgcttttttttttatgtggttGAGTTGTCAATGTGTCATTCTgttccttttgttttgttttctttaattgtgttatataataataaacaatcTGCCAAATAGATCAGCGCTTTTGCAACCATTGATTAGAGTGTTTCATAGTGGAGTTTGCTTTGCTGCtctctctttttaatttaatatgacTTCTGGTAAAGTACTTCTTTTAGTCATTTTTTGTGTGTTCAAGTGACCCACGTTGACATGATAGTATATAATGGGATGATTGCATGTCCTTTAACTAAGGATCGCTCTAGAAACTGGAGATTAAATAATTTGGTCATGTCTTATACCTTTTTAATAACCTTTTTATCAATGAGTTTAACAGCTATTCATATCATACATGATAGtacataattaaatgaaattttcagtgcaaatcttatttttcttttttaatctataaaatgattaatattttttttgtcattttataaaaCTGTTAAACTGATAACATATATTGTTCCCTGTGTGTGTAATATCGATTGGGTCACAACAggcattgaattttttttattgactttatgtttaattgttattaacaaattgtaaaaatgttCAACCATGAACACTGTTCAGAGTGCATATATACTTGGTCCATTCACATTAGGTATGGAATTTTTTATTGACATAACTTTTAAACTGTAtgccaccaaaaaaaaaaaaaacttttaaactgTAAGATAAAAATCCAATGATTTGAAAACTCAAAACAGCCAGCTGGGAAACTAAAAAGCTTTTCAAAACGAATTATGAAATCTTGCATGCTAATTAGGTAACCCGTACCCCCAATCATATCTCTCTACAGTAATTCCTTTTTTTCGTTGCATTTtctcaaaaagtttgttgtggTTGATTCTCATTCCTTCAGACTCATTGGTGAAGGATTTGGAACGATCCCCAATTCCAGAAGTGCGTCAAAAATCTGCTGTTTCAGTTTCAGCCTCATCAGTTTTCTTGatgtggttcaaattttgtttgataaaaattaaaatgttctaCACATGCGTTCAGGAAAGAAATTACGTCAAAATTTATAGAAGTACGAAAAAGCAAGCAACTCTTCTTTGCTTCAATTTGGACGTGCGTCAGGTGATCGATGGCATTGATAAGAAACCAAACGTGCGAGCAACTGTAATGTGCTTTAAATTTTCTGTTtagatatcattttaatttatttatttttatgagtttAATTGCTATACGATTATCAAACAAtccaattatttgttttaaaaaaatcccaTTATCAAACAATCTACAAACAAATGTAAATATTATATGGTCGATGTCTTTCTATCATATCAATGCAGTTGCCATGGTCGAAATTTCATTGCAACACTTGAAACAGAGGGATATCCCATCCTTCAGTTAATTTGGGTTAATTTAATCAATACTTAGTTAATTACTTATAAatctaacttcttttttttgtgaataattATAAACTTGCCTTGTTCgagataaaaagaagaagaatgatgattctttctttcaatctcttttaacttttaagagcGAGGATAAACAGAGAGGAAAAAAAGTGCCGCGATAATTGGTGTgatgaaaagaataataaatgtaaataaaatgtaaGAGAAATAAATGTAAGGTATCAATCAGTATTAACACAAATCACTATTCAAAGATATTAATTGTAATATATAACCTAAGCCAAATGAGGGTCAGGGACTATAATTATCTACATGcttatttaatttctcttattCCTTGGTATAAAAGCATGCTTCAGCATAAGAACAAATAACACACGTACAGAAATATATAATACAAACAC contains:
- the LOC114418113 gene encoding uncharacterized protein LOC114418113, with the translated sequence MKESVGNPLRLQSVNHISLICRSVEQSMDFYQNVLGFYPIRRPGSLDFDGAWLFGYGIGIHLLEAENPEKLPKKKEINPKDNHISFQCESMVAVEKKLKEMEIDYVRATVEEGGIQVDQLFFHDPDGFMIEICNCDSLPVIPLVGEVARSCSLVNLEKMQNQQQIQKMLQQL